In Candidatus Kaelpia aquatica, the DNA window ATCTTCTCTTTTATTGAGAAAATAATTACAGGAATATCTGCACTCTCAGGCTGCTCCTTTAATTTATTCAATGCAGTATAACCATCCATAACAGGCATCGTCATATCCAATAATATTAGATCCGGCTTACGCTCCGCTACTATACCAAGGCACTCTTTGCCGTTAGATGCTGTATTAACATTGTAGCCCTCTATTTCAAGCCTCATCTTAACAACCGTCCTTAAATCTATATCGTCATCTACAATCAAGATACTTTTCACTGCTGCTGCCTCCTTTTTTAAAAACAGCCTTTAAAAATAGCTAGCTTTATATGCTTTCATTATAGTAAAGACTAACCAATAAAGCAACTTGAAGATACCTAAAAATGCTTAAAGATAAAATAAATTATTGACTATATTCAAAACTGTTTCTATTATATATCATTATTATAATTGAAC includes these proteins:
- a CDS encoding response regulator; protein product: MKSILIVDDDIDLRTVVKMRLEIEGYNVNTASNGKECLGIVAERKPDLILLDMTMPVMDGYTALNKLKEQPESADIPVIIFSIKEKIKMEGLFMDDKAAYYIEKPFETEELIGKVKAVLGE